Within the Myxococcus virescens genome, the region CTGAAGCTGCCCCGGTTCCGCAGAGTGTCCCGGGCTATCGCCATCAGGCGGCAGCCCGGTACTTCTTTTCGTAGTTGGCGGGCGATTCGTAGTCGAGCGCGGAGTGCCGCCGGTGTGGATTGTACCAACCCTCGATGAATTCGAAGAGGGCCATCCGCGCCTCTGCCTGCGAGCGAAGACTACGACGGCCTAGCAGCTCGCATTCGAGCGTGGCGAAGAAGCTCTCGCACATGGCGTTATCGTAGGCATCCCCCACGCTGCCCATGGAGGGACGCACGCCGGCTTCCCGGCAGCGCAGTCCGAAGGCTACCGAGGTGTATTGGGTGCCCTGGTCCGAGTGGTGGATGACGCCAGTGGGGCGCCTTTGCCGCAAGGCCATCTCGAGCGCTTGCAGGACAAGCTCAGTTCGCAGGTGAGTAGCCATGGCCCAGCCGACGATTTTGCGGCTCCAGACATCCATCACCACGGCCAGGTAGAGGAATCCACCCCAGGTGGGCACGTACGTAATATCGGCGACCCAGACTTGGTCTGGCCCGGGCGCCTCGAATCGGCGGTCGACCAGGTCCGGAGCCGGACGCACCCGCTCGTCCCGTATCGTCGTGGTGCATGCTGTGCGTTGGCTCACCCCCTGTAGGTTGGCTGCACGCATCAGGCGCGCGACGCGTTTGCGGCCGATGCAGACGCCTTCGGCGGCCAGCTCCGCATGGATGCGGGGGGCCCCGTACGTCTGTCGGCTCCTGGCGTGAATGGCGCGGATGCGCTCAACCAGCTGGGCGTCGGCCACGGCGCGCTTGGAGGGCAGCCGCGTAAGCCAGGCATGATAGCCGCTCTCGGAGACGCCCAGCACCCGGCAGAGAGTGGAAACGGCGTGGACGGCCTGATTCGCCCTCACGAGTCGGTACGCCGCTTGGGCGTCGCCGCGGCCTCCTGAGCGAACCAGGCCGCAGCTTTTTTTAGGATATCGCGCTCCTCCCGCAGCGTGCGTACCTCGCGTCTCAGCTTCTCCAACTCAGCCTTCTCGTCCGCGCCGAGGCCGGGCTTGGGGGCACTGCTGGGAGTACCTCCTGAATGCTTGCTCCAGTTGCGGATGCTCTGCTCGGTACATCCGAACTCGGATGCCAGGCTCTTCAACGACCGGCCGGACCGGTGCAGCTCAACAATGCGTTGCCGGAACTCCGAGTCGTACGGGGGACGTGTCTTCGGCATCGTGGGGTCCTTTTCGCACAGCGAGTAGGACTCCGCGAAAACGGGGCAACTTCAGGTGGAGGCCCAGGAGTTATTTCCTGGGGGCTCATGTGCTGATACCCACCGGGAGCCCTCGATTTCGGATGCTGCGTCAGGGGGGCGGAGCTCTCTGACGGGACTTGAGCATCAACTCGATATGCGCCTCGAAGCAGCCCGGGATGATGTCCGTCCGCGCCTTCCTGCTGCCCACGAGAAACCGGATGTGCAGCAGCAGCCCCTTCGTCAGGTGCCTCTTTACCGTGTAAAGGCGCAGCCGGAAGGGTCGCGCCATCTTCCCGGCCAGCTCGTGGTTACGGACCTTGGACTCGCTCAGGGCCAAGCTGAGGATCTTGGCCTCTCGAGAGTCATCGGCCGGAACACGCGCCAGCTCCGACTGCGCGGATCATCTTCTTCACGGTGTCCTCCATGCAGCGCACGCAAGGAGGGCATGGAGCCCGTGTAGCGCGCATGATGCACGCCAGCGAGGCGCAGGGTTGAGTGGGGTAGGGGGCGCTCGGGCCTCTACGACGCACAGCTCCAGCAGATGGCCGTCGTAGTCATCCGAACGTCAGCGGAGGTACTCCGCCAAGGGCTTATACCCGGGACGGAGAGATGGATCGTGGGAGGGCAGGGGACGGCCGATGAGGCACCGTCATGTACGCCAGCATGCGTCGCCTGGATGAAGCACCGGGCGCAGGCGAAG harbors:
- a CDS encoding IS3 family transposase (programmed frameshift) — encoded protein: MPKTRPPYDSEFRQRIVELHRSGRSLKSLASEFGCTEQSIRNWSKHSGGTPSSAPKPGLGADEKAELEKLRREVRTLREERDIPKKSCGLVRSGGRGDAQAAYRLVRANQAVHAVSTLCRVLGVSESGYHAWLTRLPSKRAVADAQLVERIRAIHARSRQTYGAPRIHAELAAEGVCIGRKRVARLMRAANLQGVSQRTACTTTIRDERVRPAPDLVDRRFEAPGPDQVWVADITYVPTWGGFLYLAVVMDVWSRKIVGWAMATHLRTELVLQALEMALRQRRPTGVIHHSDQGTQYTSVAFGLRCREAGVRPSMGSVGDAYDNAMCESFFATLECELLGRRSLRSQAEARMALFEFIEGWYNPHRRHSALDYESPANYEKKYRAAA